The DNA window AGACAGCCGCAAAGGACCGCGACGGTGAACCCGATCAACAGAGCGGTTCGTATGCTCATACGTTTCCTCTCACTTTCTTCACAACATATGTGATGCCTGCCAGACAAGGAATCCATATATAGAGAAAATAAAAGCCGACTCTGTTTAAAATGGTGTTAATGAAGTCAACTTCTTTGCGGTCATGAATGAGCAACGTGCTGAAAAAACAAATGGTTGCAATGACGAGCAACGCAGTTTTTTGACGGATTGGAAAAAGCTGTTTGCATATACGTGAAGAACACCATAATCCTAAGCAGACGTTCGGCAAAATAATCAGCAGCCAGTTGGCGATGCCGATGTATTCGAAGCGTTCAACGAATGGTAATTCCACTATTTTCCACATCGTTAACGTCGGCCAAATTTGCTGCTGCAGTTGTTTTTCGCTAAAATATGCCAACGTCAATACGGTAAGCAACGCATAAAACAATGTCGTCGTCAATAAGGCGGCATGTGCCCATTTGGCGGACTGGGTTCCGCGCTTGATAAAAGGGTAAAAAAGCAAAATCGTTTCGTATCCGAGCATTGTCAATGTCATTTGTTTCGCCGCCTTCACAATGTTTGAAGGGGGATGATCCAATATCGGAAGCAGCTGGTAAAAGTCAGTGTAATCAAGGACAAACCAAAAGGTAAACAATAAATAGCTCGGAATGATCAAGCCAAAAAAGCAAATGCCGACAACGACCCGGAATCCGCCAACGGTAATGTATAGACAAAGAAGCAAAAATGCGAGTGAAAATTCCCATGTTTTCAAGTAAGGAAACATCCATACTTGAATCACTTCGATATATGTGCGCAGAACGACAAAGGCCATAGCGGCAAAGTAAAGGGCAAGC is part of the Geobacillus sp. 46C-IIa genome and encodes:
- a CDS encoding GerAB/ArcD/ProY family transporter, translating into MTFFVIMSMQIGIGVLGFQRVIAKTAGHDAWISVLLAGASSHLILIVLYWLLQQADGDFLLLHQRLFGRWAGGALSSLLALYFAAMAFVVLRTYIEVIQVWMFPYLKTWEFSLAFLLLCLYITVGGFRVVVGICFFGLIIPSYLLFTFWFVLDYTDFYQLLPILDHPPSNIVKAAKQMTLTMLGYETILLFYPFIKRGTQSAKWAHAALLTTTLFYALLTVLTLAYFSEKQLQQQIWPTLTMWKIVELPFVERFEYIGIANWLLIILPNVCLGLWCSSRICKQLFPIRQKTALLVIATICFFSTLLIHDRKEVDFINTILNRVGFYFLYIWIPCLAGITYVVKKVRGNV